The proteins below are encoded in one region of Coturnix japonica isolate 7356 chromosome 10, Coturnix japonica 2.1, whole genome shotgun sequence:
- the DIS3L gene encoding DIS3-like exonuclease 1 — protein MLRTEKVLQLRSQQGRSVRVVREHYLRNDVLCRSALCRAGCERDGKLLSDDVTHYVVPDWKVVQDYLEILEFPELKGIIFMQTACQAVQHQKGRRQYNKLRNLIKDTRHDCTVFANEFHQNSYQPREKGESMEKWQTRSIYNAAVWYYNHCLGQMPVVMVTEDEDAIRQYGNETEGVFVISFKNYLDNFWPDLKAAHELFDSILQARHEREVESQENNGKEYPEHLPMEVLEAGIKSGRYIQGALNVNKHRAQLEAFVRLQGFGSKETELQSDILIYGTRARNRAIHGDVVAVELLPSHEWKGRTVALCENETEDKVPADTTGDPMPTGKVVGIIQKNWRDYVVTFPSREESQSQGRNAQKILVTPWDYRIPKIRISTQQAEALQDYRVIVRIDSWESTSVYPNGHFVRVLGRIGDLEGEIAAILVENSISVAPFSEIQMNEMPVSSSKSPWKVNPEEEKKRLNLRDTHLIFSIDPKGCEDVDDALSVRTLPNGNLELGVHIADVTHFVAANSYTDVEARARATTYYLADRRYDMLPSVLSADVCSLLSGVDRYAVSVLWELERESYKILKVCYNKSIIRSAYKLVYEVAQGLLDGDTSVVDEILELKDLDGKTREKKLSELVWAISKLTDIARHIRAERDSCGALELEGVEVRVQLDDKKNIHDLIPKQPLEVHETVAECMILANHWVAKKISESFPHQALLRQHPPPRQEFFTDLQECASAKGFSIDTRSNKALAESLDKAEDPLDPIVNKLLRSMATQAMSNALYFSTGSCSEEEFHHYGLALDKYTHFTSPIRRYADIVVHRLLMAATLKETKDVKEKLFSNKDLEELCKHINNRNRAAQHAQKQSTELFQCMYFKDKSPETDERCVADGVIYSIRTNGVLVFVPRYGIKGAAYMKNKEGLVLSCQGEGSCEWKPGSLQRFQNRITSTTTTGESVTLSLFDHITVKILVQTSRCHADTIKLEIIKNAPFQTSATEISKKNFGVVKSDLVRAVSQSAEALSAQEKARSAVIEEQCPEYQEYCQTKGASLYQLLEEIRDWALLDVSADACSC, from the exons ATGCTCCGCACGGAGAAAGTGCTGCAGCTGCGGAGCCAGCAGGGCCGCTCGGTGCGGGTGGTGAGGGAGCATTACCTCCGGAACGACGTGCTGTGCCGCAGCGCGCTGTGCCGGGCCGGCTGTGAGCGCG ATGGCAAGTTGTTATCGGACGATGTGACTCACTATGTTGTCCCAGACTGGAAGGTTGTTCAGGACTACCTTGAGATCCTTGAGTTTCCAGAGCTGAAAGGTATTATATTCATGCAAACAGCATGTCAAGCTGTGCAACACCAAAAAGGTCGCAG acagTACAACAAGTTGCGAAATCTAATAAAGGACACTCGTCATGACTGTACAGTGTTTGCCAATGAGTTCCACCAGAATTCTTACCAGCcaagagagaagggagaatcCATGGAGAAATGGCAGACCAG GAGCATTTACAATGCAGCAGTTTGGTATTATAATCATTGCTTGGGTCAGATGCCTGTTGTTATGGTGACAGAAGATGAAGATGCTATCAGGCAGTAcggaaatgaaacagaaggagTGTTTGTGATATCCTTTAAG AACTACCTGGATAACTTTTGGCCTGATTTAAAGGCTGCCCATGAACTCTTTGACTCGATACTTCAAGCTCGGCATGAACGGGAGGTAGAAAGTCAAGAAAACAACGGAAAAGAATATCCTGAGCATTTACCCATGGAAGTATTGGAGGCTGGGATCAAATCTGGGAGGTATATACAG GGTGCACTGAATGTCAATAAGCACAGAGCACAACTGGAAGCTTTTGTTCGACTTCAGGGATTTGGCAGCAAAGAAACAG AACTTCAAAGTGACATCCTTATTTATGGGACCAGAGCTCGAAATCGTGCAATCCACGGTGATGTGGTAGCAGTGGAGTTACTCCCTTCCCatgaatggaaaggaaggacTGTTGCCCTTTGTGAGAATGAGACTGAGGATAAAGTACCTGCAGACACCACTGGTGATCCCATGCCCACAG GTAAAGTTGTTGGAATCATTCAAAAGAACTGGCGGGATTATGTGGTCACTTTCCCCTCTAGAGAAGAGAGCCAGTCCCAAGgcagaaatgctcagaaaatCCTTGTAACACCTTGGGACTACAGAATTCCCAAAATCCGGATCAGTACCCAGCAAGCAGAAGCACTACAG GATTACAGAGTTATTGTGCGCATTGATTCTTGGGAATCAACTTCTGTGTATCCAAATGGACACTTTGTGAGAGTTTTAGGAAGAATTGGAGATCTCGAAGGGGAAATAGCAGCTATTCTGGTGgagaacagcatttctgtggctCCCTTCTCAGAAATTCAG ATGAATGAAATGCCTGTGAGTTCTTCAAAGAGTCCATGGAAAGTGAAtccagaggaggaaaagaaacgTCTCAACTTGAGAGATACACACTTAATATTCAGCATTGACCCAAAAGGTTGTGAAGATGTGGATGATGCACTATCTGTTAGAACGCTGCCTAATGGGAATCTAGAGCTGGGTGTCCACATTGCAGATGTAACCCATTTTGTGGCAGCAAATTCTTACACCGATGTTGAGGCAAGAGCAAG GGCCACAACTTACTATTTAGCAGATCGCCGTTACGACATGCTGCCCTCTGTGCTGAGTGCTGACGTGTGCTCTCTTCTCAGTGGAGTTGATAG gtacGCTGTCAGCGTCTTGTGGGAACTAGAAAGAGAATCGTACAAGATACTGAAAGTCTGCTACAACAAAAGCATCATTCGGTCTGCATACAAGCTAGTCTACGAAGTAGCACAGGGGTTATTAGATGGGGACACAAGTGTTGTTGATGAGATCCTGGAACTGAAAGACTTGGAtggaaaaacaagagagaagaaattgtCTGAGCTGGTTTGGGCGATATCAAAACTCACCGATATAGCACGACACATTCGAGCTGAGCGGGACAGCTGCGGTGCTCTGGAACTAGAAGGGGTAGAAGTCCGAGTGCAACTGgatgataaaaaaaacattcatgATCTCATCCCCAAGCAGCCCCTGGAAGTACACGAGACTGTAGCAGAATGTATGATCCTTGCAAACCACTGGGTGGcaaaaaagatttcagaaagctttcctCATCAAGCTTTGTTACGTCAACACCCTCCACCACGGCAGGAATTTTTTACTGACCTTCAAGAATGTGCCAGCGCCAAAGGTTTCTCAATAGACACACG GTCTAACAAAGCATTGGCTGAGTCCCTGGATAAAGCGGAAGATCCATTGGATCCAATTGTAAATAAGCTGTTGCGATCTATGGCCACTCAAGCAATGTCAAATGCATTGTACTTCTCAACTGGCTCTTGTTCTGAGGAAGAGTTTCATCATTATG GACTCGCTTTAGATAAGTACACTCATTTTACTTCTCCTATCAGAAGATACGCTGATATAGTTGTCCACAGACTCTTGATGGCAGCAACTCTGAAGGAAACTAAGGATGTTAAGGAGAAATTATTCAGTAACAAGGATCTTGAGGAATTGTGCAAACACATTAACAACAGGAACAGG gcagcccagcatGCTCAGAAACAGTCTACTGAACTCTTCCAATGCATGTACTTCAAAGATAAAAGCCCAGAAACAGATGAGCGCTGCGTAGCAGATGGAGTTATCTACTCGATCCGAACAAATGGTGTGCTTGTTTTCGTGCCAAG ATATGGAATCAAAGGTGCTGCTTACATGAAAAACAAGGAAGGCTTAGTCCTGTCTTGTCAAGGTGAGGGAAGCTGTGAGTGGAAGCCTGGATCACTTCAGCGGTTTCAGAATAGAATTACTTCCACTACAACCACTGGAGAGTCGGTTACATTAAGCCTCTTTGATCACATCACA gTGAAGATACTCGTGCAGACTTCCCGCTGCCACGCTGACACAATCAAGCTTGAAATAATCAAGAACGCCCCATTCCAGACTTCAGCCACAGAAATTTCCAAGAAGAATTTTGGCGTGGTGAAATCTGACTTAGTCAGAGCAGTCAGTCAGTCTGCGGAAGCGCTGAGCGCCcaggaaaaagcaagaagtgCAGTAATTGAAGAACAGTGTCCGGAGTATCAGGAGTACTGCCAGACAAAGGGAGCAAGTTTGtaccagctgctggaggagatcAGGGACTGGGCTCTATTAGATGTCTCAGCTGATGCATGTAGTTGTTGA